One region of Aurantimonas sp. HBX-1 genomic DNA includes:
- a CDS encoding amidohydrolase: MTTRRDVMIGMAAAAAGPLTSLTAGAQGMDQYADLVLRGGKVTTLDRSNPQASAIAIREGRFLHVGADDEVMALAGPRTPTVDLGGRRVVPGLIDSHMHIIRGGLNYNMELRWDGVRSLAQAMEMLKRQVASTPPPQWVRVVGGFTEHQFAEKRLPTLDEINAVAPDTPVFILHLYDRALLNGAALRVVGYTRDTPNPPGGEIVRDGAGNPTGLLLAQPNATILYSTLAQGPKLPKEYQKNSTQHFMREVNRLGVTGVIDAGGGFQNYPDDYAIIDELHRENLLTVRIAYNLFTQKPKDELADFAQWSRQVVPGQGDDFYRANGAGEMLVYSAADFEDFRVERPEMPPSMEADLEPVIRLLAENRWPWRLHATYDETISRALDVYENVARDVPFEGLNWFFDHAETISDWNIERVARLGGGIAVQHRMAFQGEYFVERYGEQAAGRSPPVARMLEMGVRVGAGTDATRVASYNPWVSLAWLVTGRTLGSLTLYPSANRLDRETALRLWTHENTWFSGEVGKKGQIAAGQLADLAVLSDDYFAVPEERIQDIASVLTILGGRPVHGADEFADLAPDLPPPMPDWSPVATFGGYQQRRASLGTKYAEMATGCGCASLCSLHEHAHAAAWGASVPVADNRSFWGALGCACWAV, from the coding sequence ATGACCACGCGTCGCGACGTCATGATCGGAATGGCCGCGGCGGCGGCAGGGCCTCTAACGTCCCTCACGGCAGGAGCGCAGGGCATGGACCAGTATGCGGACCTCGTGCTTCGCGGCGGCAAGGTGACGACGCTCGACCGTTCGAATCCGCAGGCCAGCGCGATCGCGATACGAGAGGGCCGGTTCCTCCATGTCGGCGCGGACGACGAGGTCATGGCGCTGGCCGGGCCCCGAACGCCGACCGTCGACCTCGGCGGCCGCCGCGTCGTGCCCGGGTTGATCGACAGCCACATGCACATCATCCGGGGCGGGCTGAACTACAACATGGAACTGCGTTGGGACGGCGTCCGCTCGCTCGCCCAGGCGATGGAGATGCTGAAACGCCAGGTCGCCAGCACACCGCCGCCGCAATGGGTTCGCGTCGTCGGTGGTTTCACCGAGCACCAGTTCGCAGAGAAACGGCTGCCGACACTCGACGAGATCAACGCGGTGGCGCCGGACACGCCGGTCTTCATCCTGCACCTTTATGACCGGGCGCTCCTGAACGGCGCGGCCCTGCGGGTCGTCGGCTACACCCGCGATACGCCCAATCCTCCGGGAGGGGAGATCGTCCGCGACGGCGCCGGCAACCCCACCGGCCTCCTGCTGGCCCAGCCCAACGCGACCATCCTGTACTCGACGCTGGCGCAGGGACCCAAGCTGCCGAAGGAGTATCAGAAGAATTCAACGCAGCACTTCATGCGCGAGGTGAACCGTCTCGGGGTCACCGGCGTGATCGACGCCGGGGGCGGCTTCCAGAACTACCCGGACGACTACGCCATCATCGATGAACTGCATCGGGAGAACCTCCTCACGGTGCGCATCGCCTACAACCTGTTCACGCAGAAGCCGAAGGACGAACTGGCGGATTTCGCCCAGTGGTCCAGACAGGTCGTGCCGGGTCAGGGGGATGACTTTTACCGCGCGAACGGCGCCGGCGAGATGCTGGTTTATTCCGCTGCGGACTTCGAGGACTTCCGCGTCGAGCGGCCGGAGATGCCGCCCAGCATGGAGGCCGACCTCGAGCCGGTCATCCGGCTTCTGGCCGAAAACCGTTGGCCGTGGCGTCTCCACGCCACCTACGACGAGACGATCTCCCGTGCGCTGGACGTTTACGAGAACGTCGCGCGCGACGTGCCGTTCGAGGGCCTCAACTGGTTCTTCGACCACGCGGAAACCATCAGCGACTGGAACATCGAGCGTGTGGCAAGGCTCGGCGGCGGCATCGCCGTCCAGCACCGCATGGCTTTCCAGGGGGAATATTTCGTCGAGCGCTACGGAGAGCAGGCCGCCGGACGCTCGCCGCCCGTCGCCCGCATGCTCGAGATGGGGGTTCGTGTCGGCGCGGGCACCGACGCGACCCGCGTCGCCTCTTATAACCCGTGGGTATCCCTGGCCTGGCTTGTAACCGGCAGGACGTTGGGGAGCCTGACGCTCTACCCGTCCGCCAACCGCCTCGACCGCGAGACGGCTCTTCGCCTGTGGACGCACGAGAACACCTGGTTCTCGGGCGAGGTCGGAAAGAAGGGCCAGATCGCCGCCGGGCAGTTGGCCGATCTTGCGGTGCTGAGTGACGACTACTTCGCAGTCCCGGAGGAACGCATCCAGGACATTGCGTCCGTCCTGACCATTCTTGGCGGGCGCCCCGTTCATGGTGCCGACGAGTTCGCCGACCTGGCTCCCGACCTGCCGCCCCCGATGCCCGACTGGTCGCCTGTGGCAACCTTCGGGGGCTACCAGCAGCGCCGCGCCTCGCTCGGGACGAAATACGCCGAGATGGCGACAGGTTGCGGATGCGCGAGCCTCTGCTCCCTGCATGAACACGCCCACGCGGCTGCTTGGGGAGCATCCGTCCCGGTCGCGGACAATCGAAGCTTCTGGGGCGCTCTCGGCTGCGCCTGCTGGGCGGTCTGA
- a CDS encoding DUF1427 family protein, which yields MKLYLASLGAGLLVGVVYSLLAVRSPAPPVVALIGLLGILLGEQIVPVARQMIVGCGFREAVDQAGCRGHVFGELPGTAIKQDSQIPDAE from the coding sequence ATGAAGCTGTACCTCGCATCGCTGGGCGCAGGCCTCCTCGTCGGCGTCGTCTACAGCCTCCTCGCCGTACGGTCTCCCGCGCCGCCGGTGGTGGCGCTGATCGGACTGCTCGGCATCCTCCTCGGCGAGCAGATTGTGCCGGTCGCGCGGCAGATGATCGTCGGATGCGGATTTCGCGAAGCGGTCGATCAGGCTGGCTGCCGCGGTCACGTGTTCGGCGAACTTCCTGGCACGGCCATCAAGCAGGACTCCCAAATCCCGGACGCAGAATGA
- a CDS encoding MFS transporter, whose amino-acid sequence MTTVPAASESSPSTFAPLRHTVFAVLWAATVMGNTGTFMRDVASGWLVTDLSASPAAVAAIQAAGTLPIFLLSIPAGVLSDILDRRRFLIAIQLMLGAVSLTLCILALTGLMSVPALLSLTFVGGIGAALMGPTWQSIVPELVPRSELKGAVALNSLGINIARAIGPAVGGLLIATVGAAVTYGVDVVSYALVIAALVWWKRAPGVDDGLAESFGGAMRAGYRYARHSRELHVVLWRALFFFAFASAIWALLPLIARQLLGGGASFYGLLLGSIGAGAILGATVLPRIRASLGADGVMLGAALVIAAASATLALSPPRWSAVVILLAMGGAWIAALTTLNATAQAVLPNWVRGRGLAVYLMVFNGAMAGGSILWGLVAQEVGIKWTLLISACALVAAALFARSIPLPSGDDDLAPSNHWPEPVVAAPVVGDRGPVLIQIEYRIDPTNREPFLAAISKLAKTRLRDGAFNWGITEDAADPSVFLEWFMTESWAEHLRQHRRTSLADIDIHSEVRRFQVGEHDPSVRHYLAATPGSGKVALAGDPPFGDPV is encoded by the coding sequence GTGACGACCGTTCCCGCCGCCTCTGAATCGTCCCCGAGCACCTTCGCGCCGCTGCGCCATACCGTCTTCGCGGTCCTTTGGGCGGCGACCGTGATGGGCAACACCGGAACCTTCATGCGCGATGTGGCGAGCGGCTGGCTCGTCACCGATCTTTCGGCTTCCCCGGCCGCCGTCGCGGCGATCCAGGCGGCCGGCACGCTGCCGATCTTCCTGCTTTCGATACCCGCCGGCGTCCTGTCCGACATCCTCGACCGCCGACGCTTCCTCATCGCGATCCAGCTCATGCTCGGCGCCGTCAGCCTCACGCTTTGCATCCTCGCGCTGACCGGGCTGATGTCGGTTCCGGCACTCCTCTCACTGACGTTCGTCGGCGGGATCGGGGCGGCACTGATGGGCCCGACCTGGCAGTCCATCGTGCCCGAACTGGTTCCTCGCTCGGAACTGAAAGGTGCGGTGGCCCTGAACTCGCTGGGCATCAACATCGCCCGCGCCATAGGACCAGCGGTCGGCGGGCTCCTCATCGCCACCGTCGGGGCCGCGGTGACCTATGGTGTCGACGTGGTGAGCTACGCCCTCGTCATCGCCGCCCTTGTCTGGTGGAAGCGCGCGCCCGGCGTGGACGACGGCCTGGCCGAGAGCTTCGGGGGCGCCATGCGTGCGGGCTATCGTTATGCCCGCCACAGCCGGGAACTGCATGTCGTGCTCTGGCGCGCCCTGTTCTTCTTCGCCTTCGCCAGCGCCATCTGGGCGCTCCTGCCGCTGATCGCGCGTCAGCTTCTGGGAGGCGGCGCGTCATTCTACGGGCTACTGCTCGGCTCCATCGGAGCGGGAGCGATCCTGGGCGCAACGGTGTTGCCGCGGATACGGGCCAGTTTGGGCGCCGACGGGGTGATGCTCGGCGCAGCGCTCGTGATCGCGGCCGCATCGGCCACTCTCGCGCTCTCGCCGCCGCGGTGGTCCGCCGTCGTCATCCTTCTCGCGATGGGCGGGGCCTGGATCGCAGCCCTCACCACGCTCAACGCGACGGCCCAGGCGGTCCTGCCGAACTGGGTGCGGGGGCGGGGACTGGCCGTCTACCTCATGGTGTTCAACGGCGCGATGGCGGGCGGCAGTATCCTCTGGGGCCTGGTCGCGCAGGAGGTCGGCATCAAGTGGACGCTGCTGATCTCAGCATGCGCCCTCGTCGCGGCCGCCTTGTTCGCCCGTAGCATCCCGCTGCCTTCAGGGGACGATGACCTGGCACCATCCAATCATTGGCCCGAACCCGTCGTCGCGGCCCCGGTTGTCGGGGACCGGGGACCCGTCCTCATCCAGATCGAATACCGGATCGATCCGACCAATCGGGAACCGTTCCTCGCCGCGATCTCGAAACTCGCCAAGACGCGGTTGCGGGACGGGGCATTCAACTGGGGCATCACCGAGGATGCCGCCGATCCCAGCGTGTTCCTGGAATGGTTCATGACCGAGTCTTGGGCGGAACATCTGCGTCAGCACCGTCGCACCTCGCTGGCTGACATCGACATCCATTCGGAGGTCCGACGCTTCCAGGTGGGTGAGCACGACCCGAGCGTCCGGCACTACCTTGCTGCAACGCCCGGCTCCGGCAAGGTCGCGCTTGCCGGCGATCCGCCGTTCGGGGACCCTGTCTGA
- a CDS encoding hydrolase translates to MATATATPSKTLLDPTNHTLIMIDFQSQMAFATKSIDAVLLRNNAALVAHGASGFKVPTILTTVAEKSFSGPMFSEIVDAYPGQAMLDRTSMNTWEDAPVIARVNEIGRGRIVLAGLWTGVCIVGPALSALDQGFEVYFISDACGDVSSEAHERAVTRMVEAGAVPMTSLQYLLELQRDWARSETYDLTTGIAKKFGGSYGLGIIYAKTMFGASEGH, encoded by the coding sequence ATGGCGACCGCGACCGCGACCCCGAGCAAGACGCTTCTGGACCCGACCAACCATACGCTGATCATGATCGACTTCCAGTCGCAGATGGCTTTCGCGACCAAGTCGATCGACGCGGTTCTGCTGCGCAACAACGCCGCCCTGGTGGCGCATGGCGCATCCGGGTTCAAGGTTCCGACGATCCTCACCACGGTCGCGGAAAAGAGCTTCTCCGGGCCGATGTTCTCGGAAATCGTCGACGCCTATCCCGGTCAGGCGATGCTTGATCGCACGTCGATGAACACATGGGAGGATGCTCCCGTGATCGCCAGGGTCAACGAGATCGGGCGTGGCCGCATCGTCCTCGCCGGGCTTTGGACCGGGGTGTGCATCGTCGGCCCGGCGCTTTCCGCCCTCGATCAGGGCTTCGAGGTGTACTTCATCTCCGACGCCTGCGGTGACGTCTCCAGCGAGGCCCATGAACGCGCCGTGACGCGCATGGTCGAAGCCGGAGCCGTCCCCATGACCTCTCTCCAGTATCTGCTGGAGCTCCAGCGCGACTGGGCAAGATCTGAAACCTACGACCTCACCACCGGCATCGCCAAGAAGTTTGGCGGCTCCTACGGCCTCGGCATCATCTACGCCAAGACGATGTTCGGCGCCTCCGAAGGCCACTGA
- a CDS encoding GNAT family N-acetyltransferase, giving the protein MDDAYGCYVERMGREPAPMTEDYGRLVGSGCVWVLVMDEEVGGLIVLRREADHVLVSNVAVGRAHQGRSFGRRLLDYAEAYARQGGYDELRLYTNELMHENLRIYERLGWEEYDRAEQDGFRRVFMRKRLDLSLSGTAVG; this is encoded by the coding sequence GTGGACGATGCCTACGGCTGTTATGTGGAGCGCATGGGGCGTGAGCCCGCACCGATGACCGAAGACTACGGGCGGCTTGTCGGCAGCGGTTGCGTGTGGGTTCTGGTGATGGACGAGGAGGTCGGAGGTCTTATCGTTCTGCGACGGGAAGCCGACCATGTTCTAGTCAGCAATGTCGCGGTCGGGCGTGCACATCAGGGCCGGAGTTTCGGAAGAAGGCTCCTGGACTATGCTGAAGCGTATGCCCGCCAAGGCGGCTACGACGAGCTGCGCCTCTACACTAACGAGTTGATGCACGAGAACCTTAGGATTTACGAGAGACTGGGATGGGAGGAGTACGATCGCGCAGAACAGGACGGCTTTCGCCGCGTGTTCATGCGCAAGCGGCTCGACCTTAGCTTATCCGGGACAGCGGTCGGTTAA
- a CDS encoding DoxX family protein, translating into MAAPFILTRAADGAGRAVHSLLSRPVVRWLALLGLCSAYLQGGLQKAFDWPGVLAEMQHFGLEPAPLFAACTIALELVASMMVLAGIYRWLGALALSAFTLVATLLANRFWEMAPPERFAATNAFFEHIGLIGALLLVAWFDLERQEAPQ; encoded by the coding sequence GTGGCCGCGCCGTTCATCCTGACGCGCGCGGCCGATGGTGCAGGGCGGGCCGTGCATTCCCTCCTGTCCCGTCCGGTCGTCCGTTGGCTGGCGTTGCTCGGGCTCTGCTCCGCCTATCTTCAAGGGGGCTTGCAGAAGGCGTTCGACTGGCCCGGCGTCTTGGCCGAAATGCAACATTTCGGGCTGGAGCCGGCGCCTCTTTTCGCAGCGTGCACGATCGCGCTGGAACTCGTCGCGTCGATGATGGTGCTGGCCGGGATCTACCGCTGGCTCGGTGCGTTGGCGCTGTCGGCCTTCACGCTCGTTGCGACCCTGCTCGCGAACCGCTTCTGGGAGATGGCGCCGCCCGAGCGTTTTGCCGCCACCAACGCCTTCTTCGAGCATATCGGACTGATCGGCGCGCTGCTGCTGGTCGCGTGGTTCGACCTGGAACGCCAGGAGGCACCGCAGTGA
- a CDS encoding sigma-70 family RNA polymerase sigma factor, which yields MPLPDDSTDVFEAHRPRLVRLAYRMLGSRAEAEDVVQNAWMRWQASDRSRVTTPEAFLSRIVTRLCLDEMKSARARRETYVGSWLPEPIVDGVQDEVDEDDLTLTLMMALERLSPLERAAFLLHDVFGMPLNEVATTLDRESASVRQLAVRARRHVQTARPRYPVEREEGDRIARAFFAASTSGDVAALQAMLAETVVLRADGGGKVSAFLNPIVGLEKILRLYEGLRRKFGVDWADMVEPIWIDGLPGYVSRERGKVLQTTALAIENGKITGIYITRNPDKLRHIAQGLAAVPDDQGRAQ from the coding sequence GTGCCGCTGCCTGACGACAGCACCGATGTCTTCGAGGCGCACCGGCCGCGGCTGGTGCGTCTTGCCTATCGGATGCTGGGCTCAAGGGCCGAGGCCGAGGACGTCGTTCAGAATGCCTGGATGCGCTGGCAGGCGAGCGACCGGAGCCGGGTGACCACTCCGGAAGCCTTCCTGTCGCGCATCGTCACGAGGCTCTGCCTCGACGAGATGAAGTCGGCGCGTGCCCGTCGCGAGACCTATGTCGGCTCCTGGCTCCCAGAACCCATCGTCGACGGCGTACAAGACGAGGTAGACGAGGACGACCTGACGCTGACCTTAATGATGGCCCTCGAAAGACTGTCCCCGCTGGAACGGGCCGCGTTCCTCTTGCACGACGTGTTCGGCATGCCGCTGAATGAGGTGGCGACAACCCTCGACCGAGAGTCGGCATCCGTACGCCAGCTCGCGGTTCGGGCCCGGCGCCACGTTCAAACGGCACGTCCCCGCTACCCGGTGGAACGCGAGGAGGGGGACAGGATTGCCCGCGCCTTCTTCGCGGCTTCCACGAGCGGCGATGTCGCGGCTCTTCAGGCCATGCTTGCCGAGACGGTCGTGCTCCGGGCCGATGGCGGCGGGAAGGTCTCCGCCTTCCTCAATCCCATTGTCGGATTGGAAAAGATCCTGCGGCTGTACGAAGGCCTCCGCCGCAAGTTCGGCGTGGATTGGGCAGACATGGTCGAGCCGATCTGGATCGACGGCCTGCCCGGATACGTGAGCCGCGAACGGGGCAAGGTCCTCCAGACCACCGCTCTCGCCATCGAGAACGGCAAGATCACGGGCATCTACATTACCCGCAATCCCGACAAGCTGCGCCACATCGCGCAAGGGTTAGCGGCTGTGCCCGATGACCAAGGGCGCGCCCAATGA
- a CDS encoding carboxymuconolactone decarboxylase family protein, whose translation MTSRVKNPFKVAPEAVKAMMALETTLHSSGLEHYLLELVKLRASQINGCAFCIHMHTTDLRSHGETEMRLYMLSAWRESSLYTDRERAALAWTEALTRISETGAPDADYELFKAQFTEVEQVNLTFAIGTINVWNRLQVGFRQPHPAEASRAAA comes from the coding sequence ATGACATCTCGCGTCAAAAACCCATTCAAGGTTGCCCCCGAAGCCGTAAAGGCCATGATGGCACTTGAGACGACGCTGCACTCCAGCGGACTCGAGCACTACCTCCTCGAACTTGTGAAGCTCAGGGCCTCGCAGATCAACGGATGCGCGTTCTGCATCCACATGCACACGACCGACCTTCGCTCGCATGGAGAAACGGAGATGCGTCTGTACATGCTGAGCGCATGGCGGGAGTCCTCCCTCTACACGGACCGCGAGCGCGCTGCCTTGGCATGGACGGAGGCGCTGACCCGGATATCCGAGACAGGCGCTCCGGACGCGGACTACGAGTTGTTCAAGGCGCAGTTCACCGAGGTCGAGCAGGTGAACCTGACGTTCGCGATCGGCACGATCAACGTCTGGAACCGCCTCCAGGTCGGCTTCCGTCAGCCGCATCCCGCGGAAGCGTCCCGTGCCGCTGCCTGA
- a CDS encoding response regulator transcription factor, which produces MTDDATIYVVDDDAGIRSSLESLLTSVGYSVRTFASVEAFSRTPIDASVACLILDVRLKGRSGLELQRELARSAPDVPIIFITGHGDVPMSVAAMKAGAMEFLTKPFREQDILDAVNAGLERSRERRDQEQASTAFRERLGALSPREREVMELLATGLMNKQVAHQLGLSEVTVKVHRAQVMQKLQARSFADLVRMADRAADL; this is translated from the coding sequence ATGACTGACGACGCGACGATCTACGTGGTCGACGACGATGCCGGTATCCGTTCTTCGCTGGAAAGCCTGCTGACCTCGGTGGGTTACAGCGTCCGTACCTTCGCGTCTGTGGAGGCGTTCTCGCGGACTCCCATCGACGCCTCGGTCGCCTGCCTGATCCTAGACGTCCGGCTGAAGGGGCGGAGCGGACTGGAGCTTCAGCGGGAATTGGCGCGCAGCGCACCGGACGTGCCGATCATCTTCATCACGGGACATGGTGACGTGCCGATGTCCGTCGCCGCCATGAAAGCCGGCGCGATGGAATTCCTGACCAAGCCGTTCCGGGAACAGGACATCCTCGATGCCGTCAATGCCGGGCTCGAGCGGTCGAGGGAACGCCGCGACCAGGAGCAGGCCTCTACGGCATTCCGAGAACGCCTTGGCGCCCTCAGCCCCCGGGAGCGTGAAGTCATGGAACTCCTGGCGACGGGGCTGATGAACAAGCAGGTCGCCCATCAGCTCGGGCTCAGCGAGGTGACGGTCAAGGTTCATCGAGCGCAGGTCATGCAGAAGCTGCAAGCTCGCAGCTTTGCGGATCTTGTCCGGATGGCGGATCGCGCCGCCGATCTCTGA
- a CDS encoding VOC family protein — translation MTASTIRGVNHIGITVPDIEAATAFLIEAFGGQLIYQSFGPNDPPRQGPEFERAVGAFPGTVVRGQAMVKIGTGPDIELFEMHGPEQAQPVRASDFGITHFGVYTDDIDAAVERFEQAGGTALTGPRAIPYKTEKGHGNKVCYCRMPWGTTIEFITTPDQMAYHDQTDLRRWQDDD, via the coding sequence ATGACCGCATCGACGATACGCGGCGTCAATCATATCGGCATCACCGTGCCCGATATCGAAGCTGCAACGGCATTCTTGATCGAGGCGTTCGGCGGCCAACTGATCTATCAGTCCTTCGGGCCGAACGATCCGCCGCGCCAGGGACCCGAGTTCGAGCGGGCGGTGGGAGCCTTCCCGGGGACGGTCGTGCGGGGACAGGCGATGGTGAAGATCGGGACCGGGCCGGACATCGAGCTCTTTGAGATGCACGGGCCCGAACAGGCGCAACCCGTCCGGGCGAGCGACTTCGGCATCACCCATTTCGGCGTCTACACCGACGATATCGATGCGGCTGTAGAGCGCTTCGAACAAGCCGGCGGCACCGCGCTTACCGGGCCGCGAGCTATCCCCTACAAGACTGAAAAAGGCCACGGGAACAAAGTTTGCTACTGTCGTATGCCGTGGGGAACGACGATCGAATTCATCACGACGCCTGACCAAATGGCGTATCATGACCAGACTGATCTTCGCAGGTGGCAGGACGACGATTAA
- a CDS encoding cupin domain-containing protein — translation MKKLLLIAIVLTGAPAASAHDTTGGGAKISVVFDQPLPNVPGKSMKGLLVEYGPGQSSPAHTHPSSAFIYATVLEGAIRSQVNDGPVVTYKAGDNFSEMPGDRHGVSANASDTQPMKLLAVFVVDSDETELTTITPH, via the coding sequence TTGAAGAAACTACTCCTCATCGCCATTGTGCTGACGGGTGCTCCCGCAGCCTCAGCGCATGATACCACCGGAGGCGGAGCGAAGATCTCCGTCGTGTTCGACCAGCCGCTGCCGAACGTGCCCGGCAAGAGCATGAAGGGCCTTCTGGTCGAGTATGGACCGGGACAGTCGTCTCCCGCCCACACGCATCCGAGCTCCGCGTTCATTTATGCCACAGTGCTGGAAGGCGCCATCCGCAGCCAGGTGAACGATGGTCCGGTCGTGACCTACAAGGCGGGCGATAACTTCTCGGAGATGCCCGGCGACCGCCACGGCGTCAGCGCCAATGCCAGCGACACGCAGCCGATGAAGCTCCTCGCCGTCTTCGTGGTCGATAGCGACGAAACCGAGCTGACGACGATCACTCCGCACTGA
- a CDS encoding alpha/beta fold hydrolase has product MELGAAALAASLALPRLAGATETVTAEGTMTMAYVTTSDGVEIFYKDWGPKDAQPIVFHHGWPLSSDDWDAQMLFFLSNGYRVVAHDRRGHGRSAQVSDGHDMDHYAADAFAVAEHLDLRNAVHIGHSTGGGEVARYVARHGQPSGRVAKAVLVSAVPPLMLKTEANPEGLPIEVFDGFREGTANNRAQIFLDVAAGPFYGFNREGAEVSQGVVQNWWRQGMMGSAKAHYDGIKAFSETDQTEDLRAIDVPTLVMHGDDDQIVPIADAALKSIKLLKNGTLKVYAGYPHGMLTTHAQVLNPDLLAFVKG; this is encoded by the coding sequence ATGGAGCTCGGCGCGGCGGCGCTCGCCGCCTCCCTGGCCCTTCCGAGGCTGGCCGGAGCCACAGAAACAGTGACCGCAGAAGGAACCATGACGATGGCCTATGTCACCACCTCGGACGGTGTGGAAATCTTCTACAAGGACTGGGGTCCGAAGGATGCCCAGCCGATCGTCTTCCATCACGGGTGGCCGCTTTCGAGCGACGACTGGGATGCGCAGATGCTGTTCTTTCTGAGCAACGGCTACCGCGTCGTCGCCCACGATCGCCGCGGTCACGGACGCTCCGCGCAGGTCAGCGATGGCCACGACATGGACCACTACGCCGCGGACGCCTTCGCGGTCGCAGAGCATCTCGACCTGCGGAACGCCGTCCACATCGGACATTCGACCGGAGGCGGGGAGGTGGCACGTTATGTCGCCAGGCACGGGCAGCCGAGCGGCCGCGTCGCCAAGGCGGTGCTGGTGAGCGCGGTGCCGCCGCTGATGCTGAAGACCGAGGCGAACCCCGAGGGGCTTCCCATCGAGGTGTTCGACGGGTTTCGGGAGGGAACCGCGAACAACCGGGCTCAGATCTTCCTCGATGTCGCCGCCGGGCCGTTCTACGGCTTCAACCGGGAGGGCGCCGAGGTCTCCCAGGGCGTGGTGCAGAATTGGTGGCGGCAGGGGATGATGGGCAGCGCCAAGGCGCATTACGACGGCATCAAAGCCTTCTCCGAAACCGACCAGACGGAGGACCTCAGGGCGATCGATGTCCCCACGCTGGTCATGCACGGTGACGACGACCAGATCGTTCCGATCGCTGATGCGGCCCTGAAGTCGATCAAGCTGCTCAAGAACGGCACCCTCAAGGTCTACGCCGGCTATCCGCACGGCATGCTCACCACTCACGCTCAGGTGCTCAACCCGGACCTGTTGGCGTTCGTGAAGGGCTAA